ttgatATATgttctccctttttgttggagattccacttcTTTCTAaatttagtaacaagggaatagattttaaattttattaagtcttcaacataatcacttctaaggtaattattgttctttttttaggttcattaattcaaataattattatacactttattctttaggccagagtttttttgttttttttttcgttttaagggaaatttttcaaaaataagtgccaggaggagggaataaaattaacaaaaagatGTCCaaaaatgagcgtcgagaaaaataaataaaaataagatggattttccgtactttttcttttttcggGAAAAATtatagaatgtatgttttgaagttgtgcacacttgttttgtactccaTAATGCCTGTTAtataatagatctgtataataaagtcaaaacaagatgtcattttcacaagtagccacaataatgcaccagtcaattgtaaccacgcccactcctcccaggtccggagaatagcggggactttgactttcggtccaggcAATCCTTGGTAtttaaaatccccgccctgcggagagaAAGtactggtcaaatccccgccaaattccCCTGCACTTTGAGGTAAGGCCCTttccccactattttcggcgcaaaaacaaaaccactgcattcattaggcactgcggggccacctggaaggtaaaaacacggcccatttctctCATTATCCCCTAATTACCCAAGGACCtcgggggccatggttacaattgaattgGTGCATAATCTGGTGCATAATGCACGTTTaaggaactttttttaacatttggatattcattttactccctaaatgccacaagtcaactgattcacaccaatgaaaatatattcttcaactgtagctccacagtatttaacactgcacggttaaataaaaaatacacatattattattataattattattattattataatatatgcatgattttaacATGAGCATCTATGTTGTGAAGATACAGCTTTACTGCTTAACATAGACGTCCTCAGCCGAGTGCCCATCTGTCACTGGGTGTTTCGCCCCTTATCTAGGTACACCCTCTAGATGGCGGGGCAGTAGTGGTGATCAGTCACTACCTCATCTATGTTGGCTTCCAAGTCGGTTTGCTGCGTCGTAGCCAGAGCCAACTGGACGCCCTCTCTGCAGCTCTCCCAAGAGCGTGGACGGCGGTCTTCCTGACTCGTCCCTTGATGCCCACAGCTCCCAGCATTTTCAACGCTGACTGTGATGGAAAGCCTCTGCATCCAACTTCCACTGGGAAGAGCCACGTCTTCCAACCCCTCTCTCTACATGTGTCTACCAAGTCTTGGTATTTTCCCTTCTTCAGTTTGTATGCCTCCTCACATATCTCTTCCCAGGGTACTGTTAGCTCTACCAGTACAACCAGCTTTGGAGACCTGGACCAAAGTAATATGTCTGGCCGAAGGGTGGTATGGGCCACTTCCTCTGGAAACTTCAACTTTTTCCCCAGGTCTACCAACATGCCCCAGTTTTGCGATTCTTGTAGGATACCGCTACACACTGTTGTTGTCGGCTTCTTCTCCCCTTGTCTTACAAAGCTGATTAACTGGGGGCCTGTCTGTTTCAAAGGTCTCTTTTTTCTCCTCTCATATTCTAAGACATTTGCCATCTCTCTTAGAACCTGGTCATGCCACCAGGTATACCGCCCTTGCGCCAAAGCTGTTGGGCAAGAAGATAGTATATGCCGCAGCGATCCGGAATTCTCACACAGAAAGCAGGAAGGGTCTTCTAATAACTTCCACTGCTTCAAATTGGTTGGAGTGGGTAACATGTCATACACCGATCAGAGAAGGAAACTCAGTTGAAGTGGCTCATACCTCCATAGCTCCTGCCATGTGATTTTCCTCTTGTTCCACTTCGTCCAATTCCCCTGGGATCCAAGTTGTACCGCCTTTGCCGACCGTGCCTCCTCTTCTGCTCTCCGAACTTCTCCCTGAATCATGGTTCTCTTCTCTACATTATCAGAGTTCTGCCACCGCTGCTTCTTACTGATTCCCAAACCTTCTTTACCCTTGTTTGTAGTGCCTACAATATCCTGGTGTTTGAGGCTGCTTTCAGCCTGTTCTACAGCCTGGCTCACTGACCATTTCCTTCTCGTTCTAACTTCTATTCCTACTCCACTAATCTTACCATCACTTGAGTCTCTGAGTGTTAGTAGCAGACGTGTTTTAGCGACCTCGTACTCCTCGATGAGGGAGCTTATGGGCATCTGAATCTTTGTTGACTTGCCATAGAGTCCAATATTGGTAAAAGAAGGCGGAAGTCCAAGCCACCTTCTCAGATGCTTGCTAATTGCCTGCTCCAGTTTTTCAACTGTACTGATGGGGATTTCGTTTACCATTAATGGCCAAATGAGTCTAGGCAAGATACCATGCTGGAAGATCCATGCCTTGAACTTTCCCGGGAGTTCGGACTTGTCAATCCTCCTCAGCCCCTCTTCAATCTGCTGTTTTAGCCTGTCTTGGCTGCGGGTGTCCTTTAGTGTGGAATCAAACCACTTCCCTAAACACTTGATCGGGTTGTTGACAAGTGAAGGGATTTCCTCATCTTGTATGTCCAGCTTGAACTTGTCAGTCACCTTCACTTTCCTTACTACCAGACACCTTGACTTGACTGGTTTGAATAGCATTCTTGCCCAAGACACAGTTTTATCAAGTGCTTTGAGGATCCATCTCGCCTGGATATGGGTTTCTGTGGTAACTGTCATGTCATCCATGAATCCCCTATTTGATAGGAGCCTGATCCcaatacagtgaaactgcgttccctcgaaCAAGCTGTCGCTCGAGAACCGgtgttccctcgaggtcggagcttggtcccgaacttttttccttatattttcatataaaatattccCACGCTGCCttgaaacctaattatgtcgagcagtcgagcaatatcctcggtcccaagtacacaaacgtgcacaaaaccttatggctccctcgaggacataatttcacactttttcccgaacgcgtgttccaaaataaacaaacatttgctaggtgttaaaattttcgcaagttgtaaaaattgcaatgacagttgaaaggcaatttgataaggggtgaaaaaccgtttttcattgttaacgcatgaccgatattagttgatatgggcatttgagatgataattatgagaagttactgataagaagttaattgtgagaaatttaaatgagttatgaaaatatgaataaaacactaccatatcaaTTCAACATCggattgaacagtttcgcgaaaccGACATCTTGTcacaagatgcgccaatcaacaatccttgattttgcgaaacttaaat
This genomic stretch from Mya arenaria isolate MELC-2E11 chromosome 10, ASM2691426v1 harbors:
- the LOC128204530 gene encoding uncharacterized protein LOC128204530, which gives rise to MLVDLGKKLKFPEEVAHTTLRPDILLWSRSPKLVVLVELTVPWEEICEEAYKLKKGKYQDLVDTCRERGWKTWLFPVEVGCRGFPSQSALKMLGAVGIKGRVRKTAVHALGRAAERASSWLWLRRSKPTWKPT